In Brachypodium distachyon strain Bd21 chromosome 2, Brachypodium_distachyon_v3.0, whole genome shotgun sequence, one genomic interval encodes:
- the LOC100833870 gene encoding uncharacterized protein LOC100833870, translated as MEEDGEAERDAIVARMRAEDYTGARTLLLETLQTNPRLDGAVEMLSVLEVLCVAAAGRPGCGATVDWYRVLQVHPGDDASKVEARYSSIVVQLESVRDDDLPGADLALCLVNDAYKLLSDPAERARFDSSNAVGSVKQMAIGASSNASVDSRCGDILSTKWVHLEGAAALFSGIDGSTPHYNASSEMDKVNSADMKHIQLSGRPCLDVVGNCSYAASSSRITRIKTDPYILGGDVELQLAEENHVDKKQKSVCQNDVYCVSSSQEDSDVCFSDPSEANVCFADPSDANQDDHCFSKQYDYHNFEDDRSIEHFTNGQIWAAYDWEKFPRRYAWINKVLTDKMQLYVSWFKPCPQSHEEEKWLNASLPFVCGTFIAEERQMSLTCPSMFSHEISGDNLNQHLEVYPRKGEVWAIYNDWDIGWYNNPEMRKKSTFSVVEILTSYSEHSGCTVALLVKVDGSRSVFQRYPRSGREQLLLVSSDNLLKFSHRIPSFRFSHEDGTVLELEHSTVPVNLHHENTLASLAPLSPLSSFHGVTNSFQEAAVAQFSNPSTSNLGSGIPLQGMMNCNNKLSPEDFVEGQIWAVYDVRDRMPRSYVRIIRVVSHIAVFVLKLEPHPMLDEEIRWVEDGLPVACGVFRAGTETTYKDMSDFSHPVHCDWSSKRSFYRIFPKKGEIWAMYKNWNITLSSTDIDKCEPRMVQVLSDYTDENGVNACSLTRVKGYLSFFQRVLLEDFHLTRWISRSEMLSFSHRVPAFVVIEIKEHDIPQGSWHLEPSALPLRNIH; from the coding sequence atggaggaggacggcgaggcGGAGAGGGACGCGATCGTGGCGAGGATGCGGGCCGAGGACTACACAGGCGCGCGGACGCTGCTGCTGGAGACGCTCCAGACCAACCCCAGGCTCGACGGCGCCGTCGAGATGCTCTCCGTGCTCGAGGTCCTCTGCGTTGCCGCCGCAGGGAggccgggctgcggggcaaCGGTGGACTGGTACAGGGTCCTGCAGGTCCATCCCGGGGACGACGCTTCCAAGGTCGAGGCCCGGTACAGCAGCATCGTGGTCCAGCTTGAGTCCGTCAGGGACGATGACTTGCCCGGCGCCGATTTGGCGCTCTGCCTCGTCAATGACGCTTACAAGCTGCTCTCTGATCCGGCGGAGAGGGCCAGGTTTGATTCGAGCAACGCGGTGGGCTCTGTCAAGCAGATGGCAATTGGCGCCTCCAGCAATGCAAGTGTTGACTCGCGGTGTGGCGACATTTTGTCAACCAAATGGGTGCATCTTGAAGGTGCTGCTGCTCTTTTTAGTGGCATTGATGGATCAACTCCTCATTACAATGCAAGCTCTGAAATGGATAAAGTAAACAGTGCCGACATGAAGCATATTCAACTCAGTGGCAGACCATGTTTGGATGTAGTAGGAAATTGTTCATATGCAGCTAGTTCTTCCAGAATCACCAGAATCAAGACCGACCCTTACATTCTAGGTGGTGATGTTGAGTTGCAGTTGGCTGAGGAAAACCATGTAGACAAGAAGCAAAAGAGTGTATGCCAAAATGATGTGTATTGCGTGTCGTCGTCCCAGGAAGATTCGGACGTCTGCTTTTCTGATCCCTCAGAGGCTAACGTCTGCTTTGCTGATCCTTCAGATGCTAACCAAGATGACCACTGCTTTAGTAAACAGTATGACTATCATAACTTTGAGGATGATAGATCGATAGAACATTTTACTAATGGCCAGATTTGGGCAGCGTATGACTGGGAGAAGTTTCCTCGCAGATATGCATGGATAAATAAAGTTTTGACAGACAAGATGCAGTTATATGTCTCATGGTTCAAACCATGCCCACAATCTCATGAAGAGGAGAAGTGGTTAAACGCAAGCTTGCCATTTGTTTGTGGAACCTTTATAGCAGAAGAGCGTCAAATGTCGCTAACTTGTCCAAGTATGTTTTCCCATGAAATATCTGGTGATAATCTGAATCAACATCTCGAAGTATATCCCAGGAAAGGAGAAGTATGGGCCATCTACAATGACTGGGACATTGGATGGTATAATAATCCTGAGATGCGGAAGAAGAGCACCTTTTCTGTTGTAGAAATTCTTACCAGTTATTCAGAACACTCAGGTTGCACAGTTGCGCTCTTGGTAAAGGTAGATGGATCTAGAAGTGTTTTCCAGAGGTACCCGAGGAGCGGAAGGGAGCAGTTATTACTAGTCTCTAGTGACAATCTGCTCAAGTTTTCTCACAGGATCCCTTCATTTAGATTTAGTCATGAGGACGGGACAGTCTTGGAGCTTGAACATTCTACTGTGCCAGTAAACCTGCATCATGAAAATACATTGGCAAGTCTGGCTCCTTTGTCCCCACTTTCAAGTTTTCATGGTGTCACAAATAGCTTTCAGGAAGCTGCTGTCGCACAATTCTCCAATCCTTCAACAAGCAATTTGGGTTCAGGTATTCCCCTGCAGGGAATGATGAACTGCAACAACAAGTTGTCACCTGAGGATTTTGTGGAGGGGCAGATATGGGCTGTATACGATGTGCGGGACCGGATGCCTAGGTCTTATGTCAGAATTATCCGTGTGGTTTCACATATAGCGGTTTTTGTGTTGAAGTTGGAACCACATCCTATGCTTGATGAAGAAATACGGTGGGTCGAAGATGGTCTACCAGTTGCTTGTGGGGTATTTCGAGCTGGTACTGAAACTACTTACAAGGACATGTCAGATTTCTCTCATCCTGTACACTGTGACTGGAGTTCAAAGAGGTCTTTCTATCGAATCTTCCCTAAGAAAGGGGAAATATGGGCAATGTACAAAAATTGGAACATAACCTTAAGTAGCACTGATATCGACAAATGTGAACCTCGCATGGTTCAGGTCCTCTCGGACTATACTGATGAAAATGGAGTCAATGCATGCAGCTTAACTCGGGTAAAAGgttatttatcatttttccAGAGAGTATTACTGGAAGATTTCCATTTGACAAGGTGGATTTCAAGGTCGGAAATGCTCAGCTTTTCCCATCGTGTTCCTGCTTTTGTTGTCATTGAAATAAAAGAACATGATATACCACAAGGGTCGTGGCACCTGGAACCAAGTGCCCTACCTCTTAGGAACATACACTGA
- the LOC100827151 gene encoding inactive leucine-rich repeat receptor-like protein kinase CORYNE — protein sequence MARGGGVVVGKKNPTKTLAAILLLLLLLAVFPRPAASQPLHSEPMSTQQSPPPPQQQSKIPHAQPGGGAARLRRIALGVLFGSLTGFLLSLALLYAIRLTVLHARDAPAIAKGPVSFTPQISPKNLLCALPAAQPLAHGTYHKLALDGGLTVAVKRLESVAANRPEASPSAPPPNGSKSDMRRVQRQLEVLARVRHQSVMSLKAYVREVDRLSLVYNFVPGGSLEDVMKRVRSQQLSLDWDTRSRIAAGVAKGLRYLHFECCPSILHCNLKPSNVMLDEGFEPILADCGVASLIDSGPADPESFGSVYAAPEFYQNSRYTDKCDVYAFGMILGVLLTGRDPKDPFFSGEAGRGGLARWLRHMQHSGEAKEALDSSILGEEVCEEEMLMAIRVAIVCLSDLPADRPSSDELVAMLAQLHSL from the exons AtggcgcgaggaggcggggtggtggtgggcaaGAAGAACCCTACCAAAACCCTCGCCGccattctcctcctcctcctgctgctcgcCGTCTTCCCGcggcccgccgcctcccagcCGCTCCACTCGGAGCCCATGTCCACCCAGCAgtccccgcccccgccccagCAGCAATCCAAGATTCCCCACGCGcagccgggcggcggcgccgcccgcctccgccgcatcGCCCTCGGCGTCCTCTTCGGCTCCCTCACcggcttcctcctctccctcgcgcTCCTCTACGCCATCCGCCTCACCGTGCTCCACGCCAGGGACGCGCCCGCCATCGCCAAGGGCCCCGTCTCCTTCACCCCGCAAATCTCGCCCAAGAACCTCCTGTGCGCGCTCCCCGCCGCGCAGCCGCTCGCGCACGGGACGTACCACAAGCTGGCCCTCGATGGCGGCCTCACCGTCGCCGTCAAGCGGCTCGAGTCCGTCGCCGCCAACCGCCCCGAGGCCTcgccctccgcgccgccgcccaacgGCTCCAAGTCTGACATGCGGAGGGTGCAGAGGCAGCTGGAGGTGCTTGCCCGGGTGAGGCACCAGAGTGTGATGAGCTTGAAGGCGTATGTCCGAGAGGTCGATCGGCTCTCCCTGGTGTACAATTTCGTTCCGGGGGGCAGCCTCGAGGATGTGATGAAGAGGGTGAGGTCGCAGCAGCTGAGCCTCGACTGGGACACCAGGAGCAGGATTGCCGCTGGGGTTGCCAAGGGATTGCGGTACTTGCACTTCGAGTGTTGTCCTAGCATACTACATTGCAACCTTAAGCCATCGAATGTGATGCTAGATGAAGGTTTCGAACCGATACTGGCAGATTGTGGGGTTGCAAGCCTGATTGATTCAGGTCCAGCTGATCCAGAATCGTTTGGAAGCGTCTATGCTGCTCCGGAGTTCTACCAAAATAGCAG ATACACAGATAAGTGTGATGTGTATGCTTTTGGCATGATCCTTGGTGTTCTTCTCACTGGGAGAGACCCTAAAGATCCGTTTTTCTCTGGAGAAGCTGGACGAGGTGGCCTGGCTCGATGGCTCCgccatatgcaacattccggGGAGGCAAAAGAAGCACTGGACAGCAGCATCTTAGGGGAGGAGGTATGCGAAGAGGAGATGCTAATGGCTATTAGGGTCGCCATCGTGTGCCTCTCGGACTTGCCAGCCGATCGGCCATCCAGCGATGAACTTGTCGCGATGCTCGCCCAGCTCCACAGCTTATAA